One genomic region from Sphingomonas paeninsulae encodes:
- a CDS encoding HEPN domain-containing protein: protein MEEFVVAISRATQPWKKNGKIQKIILFGSYSRNDWIDEPSQGYKSDLDILVIVSHKDLTDVAEYWYVAEDKIQRDGEIARPVNVIVHTLEEVNRGLTHGEYFWVDIARDGIALYELPGVGLATPKPLTAADAYEMALAYFNKQLPAVDRFLEIAQMATLKGRQDAEWRNNAAFNIHQAAETAYICFLLVRTHYVPRSHNIKFLRSLAEDKELRLIDSWPRSTKPDRRRFELAKRAYVEARYSSAYEISSDDLLAITDAVRDLRDRVEVVSRSWLDVLSAKAGIGS from the coding sequence ATGGAGGAATTTGTCGTCGCGATATCGCGCGCGACGCAACCGTGGAAAAAGAACGGCAAGATCCAGAAAATAATACTTTTTGGCAGTTATAGTCGGAATGACTGGATCGATGAGCCGTCGCAGGGATACAAGTCGGACCTCGATATCCTGGTGATTGTTAGTCACAAAGATCTGACCGACGTCGCCGAATACTGGTATGTCGCCGAAGATAAAATCCAGCGCGATGGTGAAATCGCGCGCCCAGTCAACGTGATTGTTCACACTCTGGAAGAGGTGAACCGAGGCCTGACGCACGGCGAGTATTTTTGGGTCGATATCGCGCGCGATGGCATCGCTCTGTACGAATTGCCCGGCGTTGGGCTCGCAACCCCGAAACCGCTGACGGCGGCGGACGCGTACGAAATGGCACTTGCCTACTTCAACAAGCAACTTCCGGCGGTCGATCGGTTTCTAGAGATTGCACAGATGGCAACACTGAAAGGAAGGCAGGATGCCGAGTGGCGTAACAATGCTGCCTTCAATATCCACCAAGCAGCGGAAACTGCCTACATATGCTTCTTGCTTGTCCGCACTCATTACGTACCACGGTCGCACAATATCAAGTTTTTGCGTTCGCTGGCCGAGGACAAGGAGCTGCGGCTCATCGACAGTTGGCCTCGCTCAACCAAACCGGATCGACGGCGCTTTGAACTTGCAAAACGCGCCTATGTCGAGGCCAGGTACTCGAGTGCTTACGAGATCAGCAGCGACGATCTCCTCGCCATTACGGATGCAGTGCGCGACCTTCGCGACCGGGTCGAGGTGGTGTCGCGCAGCTGGCTCGATGTGCTGAGCGCGAAGGCCGGCATCGGATCATAA